The Natribaculum luteum genome contains the following window.
CTGCTCGACGTCCTCGCGCTCGCCACCCATGTAGATGCCGACGCTCTGGACGCGGTTTTGGCCCGCGGTCCCGGAGACGTACAGCTCCTGGCCCTTCTCGACGGTTCCGGAGAAGACGCGGCCGATAGCGACCTCGCCTGCGTGGGGGTCGAGTTCGATGTCGGTGACCATCAGGACGACCTCGCCGTCTTCGTCGACGACGCGCATCTGCTCTGCGAGGTCGGACTCGTCGTCACCGCGCCAGATACGGGGGATACGACGGGGCTGGGCCTCGAGCGGGTCGGGGAAGTGCTCACAGACCATGTCCAGGACGACGTCCGAAAGCGGCGTTCGCTCGTGGAGCTCCTGGCGCTTGTCCGAACGCTCGAGGTCCATGATGTCGCCGAAGTCCATCCCGGTGCGCTGCATCGACGGCATCGAGACGCCCCACTTGTAGAGGGCGGAGCCGAAGCCGACGGTGCCCTCTTCGACGGAGACGGTCCAGTCTTCGACGTCGTCCATGTCCTCGGTCATCCCGCGGATGAGTTCGTTGACGTCCTGGATGACCTTCAGGAGACGCTGTTGCATCTCCTCGGGGCCCTCCTGGAGTTCGGAGATGAGGCGGTCGACCTTGTTGATGAAAAGCGCCGGCTTGACGCCCTCGCGAAGCGCCTGGCGCAGCACGGTTTCGGTCTGGGGCATCGCGCCCTCGACGGCGTCGACGACGACGAGCGCACCGTCGACGGCGCGCATCGCACGCGTCACGTCGCCACCGAAGTCGACGTGGCCCGGCGTGTCGATGAGGTTGATGAGGTGGTTCGTTCCCTCGTATTCGTGGGTCATCGAGACGTTCGCCGCGTCGATGGTGATCCCGCGTTCCTGCTCGTCCTCTTCGGTGTCCATCGCGAGCTGTTCACCGGCGGTCTGCTCGGAGATCATGCCCGCGCCAGCGAGCAGGTTGTCCGAGAGGGTCGTCTTGCCGTGGTCGACGTGGGCGGCGATGGCGATGTTCCGGATGTTCTCCGGTTTGTCCATCAGCCGTTCACACTCCTGTACGATTTTCTTGCGTCGGCCCATATACGCCCCAATACCGGTAGCGGGGTCAAAAGGGTAGTGTTTCGTCCCGGACGAAATCCGTCGTATTTCACGGTTCGAACACCAGACTGTCCAATTTGCGTGAGTGAATGGCTCTCACAATTGTCCTGCGTTGCGGCCGAGGGATCGTTCTCGACCGAGCGCGTACCGGCCGCCACCGAGTCCGGTCGCTGTAATAGTCACTATCTACAATATTTATATTCACAGTAAGAAGACATAAGAAGAGATGTACGACACGAGTCGACGGGCGTTTCTCTCGGGGGGTGGAACGATCGCAGTCGGGGGGCTGGTGGGGCTGTCCGGCTGTCTCGACACCGTCCTTAGTTCCGACGAAGAGGACCGCGAGAGCAACGAGCGGGATCCCCTCCCGTCGTTTCACCGCTGGCTGTACGCGCCGGCGGCGACCGGCGCGGCGGGCAACGCGTACACGTATGCCTACGTCGACGGCGATGCGCTCGTGAACCCGATGGAGTACGGGTTGCACTCGAGTCCACTTATCGCCGACAAGGCGACGGAATTGATCGGCGAGTACGTCCCGCCGATGATCGACGAGTACGGAATCGACGTCGACGGCGCCGTCGCCGTCAATCACGGACCGGGGCCCGGCGGTGCATCCGGCGTCGCCGTCTTCGGCGGATTCGACGCGACCGAACTGCGGGCGGAGTCCGCTAACGCGGCCGAGAACGAAGAGTCGGTCGAGACGGGAGCGCACGCAGGGCACGATCTCTACTTCGACGAGGAGACCGGCGTCGCGATCAGCCACGGAACGTTCGTCACCGGATTCAGCGGCGACGAAATTGTGAGTGGACGAGCGGTGGTCGAGGCGTTGATCGACGCTCGAGACGGGGCGGCCACCAGACTGCACGAGGTCGACGAGACGGCCGAAACGCTCCTTCGCCGGCAGGGCGAGCGGCCGATCGTCTTCGGTGCGCCCGCGGTTGAGGAGGAGACTGGACGCCGCTTCCGGCGATCCCCGAACGAGACGGACGACGGAGCCGACACCGACGCACCGACGGTTACGGGTGGCGGCTTCTCGATCGAACCCGACGGGGACCGACTGCACTACCAGATCACCATGATCACCGAGCAAGCGGTTTCGGACGCGGACGCGTTCGGTAACGGGGTACCGATACTCGATCGGTTCGACGAGCCATCGGTAACCGAAGACGGCGTCGTGCTCACGTACGAAGCCACCGATGGGGGAAGAATGGAGATCGACGACCGGCGGTCGCGTCCCGAGGCCAGATTCGACGTCGACGTGAATCGGGGTTCGGTGACCGTCATCCACGTCGGCGGCGACGAGATTCCGGCCGACGAGCTCGCGATCGTCTTCGAGGAGCGGGACACCGAACGGCAGATCCGATGGGGAGCGATCTCGAATATCGACACGATCAGGACGGGCGATACCGTCAGCGTGGCGGTCGACACTCCCGTTCTCGGCGACGAACTGCGGCTCGTGTGGACGCCCGGCTCAGACGTGGTACACACCGAGTCCGTTCCCGACCGGACTGGCGGTCGACCGAACGCCACCTTCAGGACGGAGTTCGGTACCGACGCCGTGTCGATCAGCCACACTGGCGGCGACGCGATCCCGGCCGAGGAACTGGACGTGCACGTCGACAGCCCCGACGGTGATCGCGTCACCAACTGGACTGAACTCGACGACAGCGGGACGGTCACCCAGGGCGACACCGTCACCGTCGACGTGAGCGAGGCCGACGAGGGGGGCCGCATCCGACTCGTCTGGACGCCCGACGGGACGTTGCTGTCCGATCACCCGATCGCGATCGATGCCACCCCGCCGAACACCACGTTCGACGTCGGATTCGATCCGGGAGCCGATACCGCGACCGTCCGTCACGCCGCCGGCGATTCGATTCCGGCCGACGAACTGGAGCTCATCGTCACCGGGCCCGAGAATCGGTCGCGGCCCTGGCAGGAGCTATCGGACGACGACGTCGTCCGACCCGGAGACGCCGTAACGATCGACCTGAGCGAGCGCGATTCCTGGTGGCACCTCGCCGTCTGGTGGACCGTCGCCGACATCGACCTCGAGTCCGTCCGGATTCCCGACCTCGATTGATCCGGTCGCGGACCGCACGTGATCCCGTGATACGCCACCGTCGGACACCGCAAAAGAGTCAAATCCCGCCGGCCCCTTGGTAGAGTTACGCATGGACCTACGCGTTCAGGGGGCCGGTCCGACCGCTCCATTCCTCAGTGCCCAAGACCTCTTCGAGACCGAACGCGACCTCTCGTTGCCCGTCCACGTCCGCATCCGGGAGGACCCCGACGAACGGACCTGGGCGGCACACTACGACGACTACCACGTGCTGAACATCTCGAGGCACGCCGCCTCGAGTGCACTCGCGCGCGAACTCGTCTTACACGAGTTCGCCCACATGGCGAGACACGAGGAAGCCCACCCTTCACACACACAGTCGACCGAGGAGGTGCTCTACCTCGCGCTCGCCGGCCGGCGCGTCGAACGGCGAAAGCTCGCCCATTGCTACCAGATCGCAAATCACATGAAAGACATCTACGCCGACGACATCACCCTCTCGGTCGGTCCGGGCGAGAAGCTCCTCGCCTTTCTCGAGTCGGGGCTGGCGACGGCCGTCGCAGACCGTCCACAGACGCCGCCACGACCCGGACTCGACCGAATCTCCGCCGCCGCGGATCCGGAGATCACCGCCGTCAACGCGGCGTTTGCGCTCGCGCTCGCGGAGCGTCACGACCTGATCGAGCCGGACCACCGGCTGTACGACCTCGCACACGCGGCCGCGATGGACGCGCCGGCGGTCGACTTCGACGGGTTCAGACGCCGGTTCAGGGAACTCGCGCACGACCCCGACTCGAGTACGTATCGCCGAGTGCTGGTCGAGGCGGCTCGATCGTACGTGAGCGGTGGGCCAGCGGCGGACTGACGGCGATCGCGAGCCGTCCGTCGGCCGGCCTGTCTCGAATCGGAACCGTTCACGGCCGTTGATTTCGATTTCGAAACGGTTAGCGACGTGTCACGGTCGTCGGTCCCATCGGGTCGCGGCGAGCGCCGTGTACGGCGTGTAGATAACCAAAACCGGTCGTCTGAATCGTGCAAACGGAACTGAACGGTCGGTAAATCGCCCGAACGCGGTCCAACGGTCGCTCGCTTGAAGGCCGTGAAATACCATCTCTCCTGAGTGTATGACTGACCGAACTGACGACGTTCGACGACGCGACTACCTCGAGTTGGCCGGCGGCGTCGCGGCCGCCAGTACGATCGGCCTCGCTGGCTGTCTCGGAAGCGACGACAACGACGGCGACGGTGGCGGAAACGGGAGCGACGAAGAGACGACCGGAACGCTGGCGACGCAGGTCACCGACCAGCCCGGCGACATCGCCGACTTCGAATCCTGCGTCGTGACGATCCAGGGTATCTGGGTGAAACCGAGCGATGGTGACGAAAGCGACGATAGCAGCGATGGCAGCGACGACGCCGAATCCGACGGCGAAAACACCGACAGTGAGGAGTCCGACGGCGGAAACGAGAGCAACGGTGACACCGCAGACGGGGGAAGCGAAACCGACGACGAAATCGACGAACAGCGCGAGGAAGACGTCGACCAGAGCGACGAGCGGCGGTACTACGAGTTCGACGAGCCCCAGCAGGCGGACCTGGTAGACCTCCAGGGCGAGAACACCCAGCTCGTCGACGAGCGCGAACTGCCCGCCGGCGAGTACGCGTTCCTCCAGCTCGACGTGACGGACGTCGAGGGGACGCTGGCCGAGGGCGGCGAGACGGAGGTGTCGACGCCCGGAAACGCCCCGCTACAGTTCAAAGAGTCCTTCGAGATCCGTGACGGCAAACTGACGACGTTCCTCGCAGACTTCACGCCGGTTCGCCGCGGACAGACCGGCACGTACCTCCTCCAGCCCGTCGCGACGGGGACGGAAGTGAGTTACGAGGACGTCCCCGAAGACGACGAGACGGGCGACGACGGCGAGAGCAGCGACGATCAGACCGATACCGAAAGCGACGCCCAGAACGGGACGGACGACGACGCGCAGAACGACTCGAACGACGGCGACCAGAACGCGTAGTCGGCACGCGACTCGAGTGCCGCCGTCGCTCGAGGCGAGCGTCGACCGCGACGCTCTCCGTTCCACTGATAAAACGTCGAAAACGAGAAAACCGAGTTTTACCGCGCGGCCGCCGCGACGCGCTCTTTCTCTTCTTTCTGGCTGATCGCGTACGTCTGGACGTCGTAGTTCGCAGCCCCGACGAGCTGGTTCGCGATGGCCTCCTCGGCCGGCGTCGGAGTCTTGAACGAGGCGTTTTGGACGCCTTCCGCGAGGAACTTCAGGGCCTGGTCGACCCGACGCTGGGGCGCGACGTCGACTGCCTTCGGGACCGAAATGCCGCCGTACTTCAGGCGGACGGTCTCCTCGCGGGGAGCGGCGTTCTCGACGGCGCTGACGAGCACCTGCACGGGGTTTTCTTCCGTGCGGTCGTGGACGATCTCGAACGCCTCACGGACGAGGTTGAGTGTCTGCTGTTTCTTGCCCGTGTTCTCCTCGGTCTGCATCAGCCGGTTGATGAAGCGCTCGACGATCGACACCTCCGACTTCTGGAACTGCTTGCCGGCGTGGCGACCCATCGTGTGGGCGACGGGCGTCACGGAGATGTAGCGCTCGGTCGAGGGGTCGGCGTACTCGATCTCGCCGATCTCCCACTTGCCGAAGAGCTTCGCGGAGACGTCCGCGCCGCCTGCGGGTGCCTCGGGCTCGGGTTGGTCTTCTGCAGCCATGGTTATCGCACCGGTTTCTCTGCGTTGCCGCGGACGAGTTCGATCAGCGACACGCCGTTTACCTTCTCGACTTTGTAGTTGACACCCGAGAGGTCGCCCATCGCACGACCCTTCGCACCGCCGATACCGGCGATGGTGACTTCGTCGTGCTCGTCGATGAACGAAATTGCGCCGTCACCGGGACAGAACGCGGTGACCTGCTTGCCGTTTTTGATCAGCTGGACCCGGACGCACTTTCGGATCGCCGAGTTGGGCTGTTTCGCCTCGATGCCGACCTTTTCGAGTACGATACCGCGTGCCTGGGGCGCTCCCTCGAGGGGGTCGGACTTCTCGCGAAGTCCACGGGCGCGGCGCGCGTAGTCCGAGTCGGACCACCGCTGGTTCTGGCGGTCCTTCTTGAGCTTGCGCGCGGCGTACTTGCCGTTTGCCATAGTACCCGTCGCTATCCGACGAAGACACTTAAGCATCCCCTTTTCCATCTCGCGATACGCCACGAGAACGCTCGAACGGGGGTAACGAAGAGATCTGAGCGGGTTTCGTCTGCGGAGGAACGCTCTCGGGGAGTCGTTCTCCCGTCGGACGACGGTCGGCGACCGCTCGCTCGAGACTCCGCCGGGTGGGCCGGCCGTGGCCGCTCATCTGCGTTCGAGCCGGTATCCGCGTCAGTCGGTGGTGGACGTCGTCGACGGGTTTTCCGCGTCGACGAGGACCGATCGATCGACGTCGGCGACGGTCGTGTGACCCGTCAGTGCGAGCGTCAGGTCGAGGTCGGCCAGGACGTTCCGACA
Protein-coding sequences here:
- a CDS encoding DUF4382 domain-containing protein produces the protein MTDRTDDVRRRDYLELAGGVAAASTIGLAGCLGSDDNDGDGGGNGSDEETTGTLATQVTDQPGDIADFESCVVTIQGIWVKPSDGDESDDSSDGSDDAESDGENTDSEESDGGNESNGDTADGGSETDDEIDEQREEDVDQSDERRYYEFDEPQQADLVDLQGENTQLVDERELPAGEYAFLQLDVTDVEGTLAEGGETEVSTPGNAPLQFKESFEIRDGKLTTFLADFTPVRRGQTGTYLLQPVATGTEVSYEDVPEDDETGDDGESSDDQTDTESDAQNGTDDDAQNDSNDGDQNA
- a CDS encoding 30S ribosomal protein S7 — its product is MAAEDQPEPEAPAGGADVSAKLFGKWEIGEIEYADPSTERYISVTPVAHTMGRHAGKQFQKSEVSIVERFINRLMQTEENTGKKQQTLNLVREAFEIVHDRTEENPVQVLVSAVENAAPREETVRLKYGGISVPKAVDVAPQRRVDQALKFLAEGVQNASFKTPTPAEEAIANQLVGAANYDVQTYAISQKEEKERVAAAAR
- a CDS encoding 30S ribosomal protein S12 translates to MANGKYAARKLKKDRQNQRWSDSDYARRARGLREKSDPLEGAPQARGIVLEKVGIEAKQPNSAIRKCVRVQLIKNGKQVTAFCPGDGAISFIDEHDEVTIAGIGGAKGRAMGDLSGVNYKVEKVNGVSLIELVRGNAEKPVR
- a CDS encoding DUF5781 family protein, which encodes MDLRVQGAGPTAPFLSAQDLFETERDLSLPVHVRIREDPDERTWAAHYDDYHVLNISRHAASSALARELVLHEFAHMARHEEAHPSHTQSTEEVLYLALAGRRVERRKLAHCYQIANHMKDIYADDITLSVGPGEKLLAFLESGLATAVADRPQTPPRPGLDRISAAADPEITAVNAAFALALAERHDLIEPDHRLYDLAHAAAMDAPAVDFDGFRRRFRELAHDPDSSTYRRVLVEAARSYVSGGPAAD